The genomic stretch CTGAAGCAAAGCGCGTAGCAAAACGAAGAATAGTGTTGAAAGATCATTATCAAAGTAACACGTTTGACAAGTTTAATTTTATTGTAGAAAAACGAAAAACAGCTAAATTTCACTTTGGCTACATTCATGCCACTATGTGATGTTCTCATAGTGATTATTCAAAATTGTTTTTTTCAATATCGTTATAGCATTGTAGCTCTTTGTACGATTAACAACAATCAAGGTGCAAACAGCCTTTGGTTAAATAAAAAAAGTACGAGGTTTGGTTAAATAAATTGCTGTTCGAATGAAATTAGTTAAGTAGGTTAAAGTATACAGATGGAGGTGATTATAGTGTCTAAAAAACATAAGAAAAACCCTGCAACGATCGGTTTAAGCTCTCCTGATGTGGAGGGGCAAGGGACTACTTCAGCTGAAACTGGAAATTATCAGAAAAGTTCAGCTCGAAAGAAAAATAAACAATCATAAGCGAAGTTGGGGCGACTCGACATACATTTGAGTCGTCCCAAAACTCTACTAACATCACCAGCCTTTATGTTAGTATGTTTACCGGTTATTTCTTTACTGCTATAAGATTTTTTAGTGAATAAGTTGAAGTTGAAATGCAGCTTATTCGCAGCTTATGAAGGTTGTTTTTTTTGTATTATCACAAAGTTAGTCAGTTATGTTTAAATAAGTTAAAAACCCCAATGTGACAATAGATAATACAAAATAAACAATATCACTTTCCATAATTGAAACCTCCTCTCTACATAATATTTGTGCTATAATATTTATTAATATATCGAACTTAAAAATGAAACATTTATACTACTAAACTCGTATTAATATATTATGATCATCATGTGGAATAATAGAATGAAAACATTTACATAAAAGTAGATTTATTTAAAAAGGAAGGAAGAATTACAATGCCACTGTGGGTGAGAAAAACACTTGTCATCTTAATCACCATATGTACATTTGGATTAATAACTCCACCGCCATCTTTAACAGTCCCAGTTTCTAAATCCAATGACACATCGAAGCAAGATTTAGTTAACTCTGAGCTGACAGCTGATGATGAGGAGCACCTATTCCAGTTAAAGGTTGAAGATGATGAGAATAATAGACAACAATTTATCGAAACGACGATGACTGCTGTTGAAGATAAGTCGTTTGAGAAATTTGGACAAAAAATTGGTCCTGTTATCGAGGATGAATTTCGTCTAGCTGTATTACCCAAAATCGAAGAAGTAATACTAGATTTAACTAAACAATACCCAGATTATAAATTGCATAATTTATCAATTACAGAAAGTCCATCTGGTGGCTATGGAGAAAAAATATTTAACATATATGATAATGAGAAAAATAAGGATCTTGTCCGTTTTCATGTCAGAAGAGATCACCCACCTTTGGACGGATATTGGTTCAATTTTCACTACCATACGTATCAAGATACATTCCAAACACACAACGATTTAGGTAGTATATATTGGGACAAAAATACCCCACCACGGTGGAAAACCTAAGGTCGATTTTTACGTTGCTTTTTCAAAAGCAACGTATTTTTTTGTTTTTTGCTATATTAAAAAACTATTTAGGAAACTAGTATTAAATATGATTCAGGTGAAAAACTACTTTCTTGATGGATAGATATACATTCTTTAAGATGAATTATTCAGTAGTTTATTATACTTAAGTAACAAAGCTGCTTGATTGTAACAATATGGATCGTGATTTCGACAAAATAATATTTTTTAGATCATAATATTTTGATAATTGACAACAATCGTTCACATGTATTAAAATAAAAAAGCAGCATGAAGACTTTGGTATCCTCATCTTCATAAGTATTATTACCCTATAGTTTTTAACACAACAAAGTATTAAAGAGGTGAAGTTATGTCATTAACAAAAAAAATATTAATTGGTATGGCATTAGGTATTTTCGTCGGGTTAGTTTTCAATATCGGAATTCCTCAATGGTTTGACGCAGCAGAAACTTACATTTTAACTCCACTCGGTAAAATCTTCATTGGCTTAATTAAGCTATTAGTAGTACCTATTGTTATTATCTCACTAATTTTAGGAACTGCTGGAATAAGTGATCCGAAAAAATTAGGACGAATCGGGATTAAAACAGTTATCTTTTTCTTAATTACTACTTCTATTGCACTAGTAATTGCTTTATCTGTAGGTAATATTCTACAGCCAGGTCTAGTAGATGGATTAACTATAGGTGAAGATACAGAAGTAGAAGCAAAAGAGGCACCACCGGTTATGGATACATTAATCGATATCATTCCAACTAATGCATTTCAAGCAATGGTTGAAGGAAACATGTTGCAAATTATCTTTTTCTCTATTCTAATAGGTTTTGCTATTACACAGCTTGAAGGAAAAGTACCTTCTATTAAAAAGATAATTGAAGAATCAAATAGTATATTAATGTTCTTGGTAGATGTTGTTATGAAGCTAGCTCCTATCGGCGCATTCGCACTTATAGCGGTTGCGATAGGTGGACAAGGATTTGATGCGATTGCTGCGATGGGTAAATATTTCATTGCTGTACTATTAGCTCTATTCATACATTTGTCAATAACATATGGTTCAGTTATATTAGTTCTTGGTAAAATGAATCCGATTACTTTTGTTAAAAACTTCTTACCAGCTATAGCTGTTGCTTTTAGTACATCAAGTAGCTCAGCTACTTTACCAGTATCAATGGAAACAGCTCAAAAGAACTTAAAAATACCTAAGAGTATTAGTGGTTTCGTTCAGCCATTAGGTGCAACAATCAACATGGACGGTACAGCGATCATGCAAGGGGTTGCTACAGTATTTATTGCTCAGCTATACGGTGTAGATCTTTCAATGGCTGATCTAGCTACTATCGTATTAACAGCTACATTAGCTAGTATCGGAACTGCAGGTGTTCCTGGTGTTGGAATAATTATGTTAACGATGGTACTAACATCTGTTGGATTAAGCTTAGAGGCAATTGCACTCGTTCTTGGTGTTGATAGGTTACTTGATATGACAAGAACAGCAGTTAATATTACTGGTGACGCTGCATGTGCGAAGTTTATCGCTAAATCAGAAGAAAAGCATGAAGCAAGTAATGCTAAAACTGCATAAACCAAAATAGCTAACCTAATAATTAGGTTGGCTATTTTTATATTTAAGTAGTTCATCTTCTCATTTCCATAATTTAATAGAGTTTGAGCACACCCTCCACTGAATGATATATGTTACACTAAGATTACATATATATTACACTAGATTTTCAAGTTGGGGGGAGGCACCATTGAACATGATGAAAAAAATGACGCTATTATTATGTATATTTGTCCCCTTCCTTACGATCCCTTCCTCTGCTAATCAATATGGTGTACTACTAAAAAACTATCATCCAATAAATGAAATGACAGTTGTTCAACAACTATCAAACTATGAATATATTAAAGAGATTCTACTACTTCCAAATGAGGAATTTGACGAACGAGCAGTTCTTAATATAATACAATCGCTTAACCGAATTGATTCTGCAATAATGCAGAAATTAGTTAATAACAAAGTATATGTAAAATTGTTTAATGGTTCGATTGTTAATGAACCATTTGCTAACCACCTAGCAGGTGTGAGACCGAGAGGTTATGTGGATACTGACATGAAGTGGGATAGTGTTCCTGGAATGGGAGGAAATTACGTCGTACTTGTAAAAATAGGACATAGTGATAAAGGGCAAGGTCACGGTTCTCACAACCTTGAATTGCACGAGTTAGCGCATTCGATTGATGCGATTGTTTTTGATAACATTAGACATAGTATGGAGTTTTTGGCAGCTTGGAATTCGGAAGTGTCTACCATATTTCCTAATCAACCATATTTTAATGATTATCCAGAAGAATTTTTTGCAGAAGCTTTTGCTATGTACTATACAAGTGATGAAACGAGAGAGCTTCTTGCGGAAAATGCCCCGTTAACAACGAGATATATACGTAGCTTACCGTTAATGAAATGAGGAAATTAGATGTTATCAATCATTGTTGCATTTGATAAAAACCGTACCATTGGAAAAAACAACAGCATTCCGTGGCACCTTCCTAATGATTTAGCACACGTTAAACGTATAACAATGGGTCACACTTTAGTTATGGGAAGAAAAACATTTGATTCTATAGGGAGACCGTTACCAGGTAGAAAAAATGTGGTTTTAACGAAAGATCGAAGTATAGAAATAGAAGGTGTTCAACTGATTCATACAATCGATGACATCTTTCGTATTGAAGAACAAGCTAACACCGAGGAAGTATTTATTTTTGGTGGTGAGACACTGTATAAGCAACTATTTCCATATGTCGATAAGCTGTATGTTACGTTTGTTGATGCTACATATGCAGGGGATACGTATTTTCCTTTTATCATTTCTGATGATGACTGGGATTTGAAATCAAAGACAAAAGGTTTGAAGGATGAAGATAACAATATAGACTATTATTTCTTAACTTATGAACGTAGGAGAAGTGAAGAAGTAATAAGGTAAAAAAGTGCATAAGAAGCTTTGCTGCACCTAATACTTTGAACAGGTGCGATTAATGATGTCATTTCCGTTAATCATTATGACAAACCCAAGTATAATTGCATGTTTTTATTGTTGGTGAGAAATTTAAAATATTTTCTGAAAATATATTTCATTTTAAATATTTCATGATATAATGTTCCAATCACAACATTAACGTATTAAAGTAATTACTACTTACAGAAAGGGTTTGTATAATGAGCCAACAAGTTAAACAACAAGTAAAGCGTGTTCAACTCGAGGATATAATGATCGCCCATCAAACATTGAAAGATGTAGTAACTCATACCCCTTTACAGCGCAATGAAGTCTTATCAGAAAGATTTGATTGTAATATATATATAAAGAGAGAAGATCTACAGGTTGTACGTTCTTTCAAAATTCGCGGAGCGTATAATTGTATCAAACATTTGTCAAAGCAAGAGTTGGAATCTGGAGTTGTATGTGCAAGCGCAGGCAATCACGCTCAAGGAGTTGCATATTCTTGTAGACATCTTGGTATTCATGGCAAGATATTTATGCCATCAACAACTCCAAGACAAAAGGTATCACAAGTAGAGCTGTTTGGGAAAGAGAACGTTGAAATTATCTTAACAGGTGATACATTTGACGATGCCTACGAGGAAGCCATGACATGCAGTAAATTAGAGAATAGACCATTCATACATCCATTTGACGATATGAACGTTATTGCTGGTCAAGGTACTGTGGCAGTAGAACTATTAAATGATTGCGATGAATCAATCGACTATATTTTTGCTAGTATTGGTGGTGGTGGTCTCATTTCGGGAATTGGTACTTATGTAAAGAGCATTTCACCGCAAACAAAGGTCATTGGTGTTGAACCTGAGGGAGCTCCTGCCATGGTTGTATCTCGAAAAAAGGGGGAAGTGACGACTCTTGATACAATTGATAAATTTGTTGATGGAGCTGCTGTGAAAAAAGTAGGTGATACGACGTTTAACATAAGTAACGCTGTCGTAGATGATGTACTGTTAGTTCCTGAAGGGAAAGCTTGTACGACAATACTTGAATTATATAATGAAAATGCTATTGTTGCTGAGCCTGCAGGCGCATTACCAATTGCAGCATTAGATTTTTATAAAGACCAAATACGTGGGAAAACGGTTGTTTGTGTCATAAGTGGTGGTAATAACGATATCGGAAGAATGCAAGAGATTAAAGAACGGTCTATGATGTATGAAGGCTTGCAACACTATTTTATTGTTAATTTCCCTCAGAGAGCTGGGGCGTTAAGAGAATTTCTAGATGAAGTGTTAGGTCTAACTGACGATATTTCAAGATTTGAATATACGAAAAAAAATAATAGAGAAAATGGACCTGCATTAGTAGGAATTGAATTAAAGCACAAAAACGACTATAAACCATTAATAGAACGTATGAACAAAAAAGGTTTTGCATATCAAGAAGTGAAAAAGGACAGCAATCTTTTCCATTTGTTTATTTAACAGTTTATTTTTCGGTTAAAAAGAAGATTTTATGAATATAAGTAAATATGAATTTCTTGTGAATAATCTCTGTTCCTCATCCATTTTTGTTGGAAATAATAATATAATTTAACTAAGCTTTTCATGAAATATATATTGGAAACAGGGGGGGATAAACATGCTTACAAATATTGGGGTCCCGGGACTTATACTTATATTAGTAATTGCTTTAGTTATATTCGGTCCTAAAAAACTTCCTGAAATTGGGCGATCTTTTGGACAAACGCTGAAAGAATTTAAAACATCTACTAAAGAATTAACTAGCGATGTGATTGACGAATTAGAAGAAGATAAAAAGAAGAAAGCGACCTGAAGTTCCATACTTAATTAAGGTTATTTAAGATTGATTTATTCGTAATCCATGTATTTCT from Cytobacillus sp. IB215665 encodes the following:
- a CDS encoding anthrax toxin lethal factor-related metalloendopeptidase, with product MMKKMTLLLCIFVPFLTIPSSANQYGVLLKNYHPINEMTVVQQLSNYEYIKEILLLPNEEFDERAVLNIIQSLNRIDSAIMQKLVNNKVYVKLFNGSIVNEPFANHLAGVRPRGYVDTDMKWDSVPGMGGNYVVLVKIGHSDKGQGHGSHNLELHELAHSIDAIVFDNIRHSMEFLAAWNSEVSTIFPNQPYFNDYPEEFFAEAFAMYYTSDETRELLAENAPLTTRYIRSLPLMK
- a CDS encoding dicarboxylate/amino acid:cation symporter codes for the protein MSLTKKILIGMALGIFVGLVFNIGIPQWFDAAETYILTPLGKIFIGLIKLLVVPIVIISLILGTAGISDPKKLGRIGIKTVIFFLITTSIALVIALSVGNILQPGLVDGLTIGEDTEVEAKEAPPVMDTLIDIIPTNAFQAMVEGNMLQIIFFSILIGFAITQLEGKVPSIKKIIEESNSILMFLVDVVMKLAPIGAFALIAVAIGGQGFDAIAAMGKYFIAVLLALFIHLSITYGSVILVLGKMNPITFVKNFLPAIAVAFSTSSSSATLPVSMETAQKNLKIPKSISGFVQPLGATINMDGTAIMQGVATVFIAQLYGVDLSMADLATIVLTATLASIGTAGVPGVGIIMLTMVLTSVGLSLEAIALVLGVDRLLDMTRTAVNITGDAACAKFIAKSEEKHEASNAKTA
- a CDS encoding YuzL family protein → MSKKHKKNPATIGLSSPDVEGQGTTSAETGNYQKSSARKKNKQS
- the ilvA gene encoding threonine ammonia-lyase IlvA — encoded protein: MSQQVKQQVKRVQLEDIMIAHQTLKDVVTHTPLQRNEVLSERFDCNIYIKREDLQVVRSFKIRGAYNCIKHLSKQELESGVVCASAGNHAQGVAYSCRHLGIHGKIFMPSTTPRQKVSQVELFGKENVEIILTGDTFDDAYEEAMTCSKLENRPFIHPFDDMNVIAGQGTVAVELLNDCDESIDYIFASIGGGGLISGIGTYVKSISPQTKVIGVEPEGAPAMVVSRKKGEVTTLDTIDKFVDGAAVKKVGDTTFNISNAVVDDVLLVPEGKACTTILELYNENAIVAEPAGALPIAALDFYKDQIRGKTVVCVISGGNNDIGRMQEIKERSMMYEGLQHYFIVNFPQRAGALREFLDEVLGLTDDISRFEYTKKNNRENGPALVGIELKHKNDYKPLIERMNKKGFAYQEVKKDSNLFHLFI
- a CDS encoding YpjP family protein, with amino-acid sequence MPLWVRKTLVILITICTFGLITPPPSLTVPVSKSNDTSKQDLVNSELTADDEEHLFQLKVEDDENNRQQFIETTMTAVEDKSFEKFGQKIGPVIEDEFRLAVLPKIEEVILDLTKQYPDYKLHNLSITESPSGGYGEKIFNIYDNEKNKDLVRFHVRRDHPPLDGYWFNFHYHTYQDTFQTHNDLGSIYWDKNTPPRWKT
- a CDS encoding dihydrofolate reductase translates to MLSIIVAFDKNRTIGKNNSIPWHLPNDLAHVKRITMGHTLVMGRKTFDSIGRPLPGRKNVVLTKDRSIEIEGVQLIHTIDDIFRIEEQANTEEVFIFGGETLYKQLFPYVDKLYVTFVDATYAGDTYFPFIISDDDWDLKSKTKGLKDEDNNIDYYFLTYERRRSEEVIR
- a CDS encoding twin-arginine translocase TatA/TatE family subunit yields the protein MLTNIGVPGLILILVIALVIFGPKKLPEIGRSFGQTLKEFKTSTKELTSDVIDELEEDKKKKAT